One genomic window of Leptospira saintgironsiae includes the following:
- a CDS encoding DUF192 domain-containing protein, whose product MKTFRFLLLSFLFCLPMAGWGEYNSPLYLEKTTIYIGEHALLVEVANTDESRQRGLMFRKKLGENEGMIFIFPSEDHLSFWMKNTLIPLSIGYFSKDKKLVDVYEMAPNQTQVLYHSTQKVMYAVEANPRWFAKRGLGKNSVLKIENRYIGK is encoded by the coding sequence ATGAAAACTTTCAGATTCTTACTCCTATCGTTTTTGTTCTGCCTTCCTATGGCAGGTTGGGGAGAATATAATTCTCCCTTATACTTAGAAAAAACCACCATATATATAGGAGAACACGCACTCCTTGTAGAAGTGGCAAACACTGATGAGTCCAGACAAAGAGGATTGATGTTCCGTAAAAAGTTAGGGGAGAATGAGGGAATGATCTTCATTTTTCCCAGCGAGGACCATCTGTCTTTTTGGATGAAGAATACTTTAATCCCTTTGAGCATTGGCTATTTTTCAAAAGACAAGAAGTTAGTCGATGTTTATGAAATGGCACCGAACCAAACACAAGTTTTGTATCATTCTACTCAAAAGGTAATGTATGCAGTAGAAGCAAATCCTAGATGGTTTGCGAAACGTGGACTTGGAAAAAATTCAGTTTTAAAGATTGAGAATAGATATATAGGAAAATGA
- a CDS encoding enoyl-CoA hydratase-related protein, whose amino-acid sequence MSESLIHLQKEGKLAILEINRPAALNALNEELLNELTSEINNLEKDPSIRVVIITGQGKAFVAGADISKMKELNASGAEKFAALGQSTFDRIQKSRLVSIAAVNGFALGGGLELALACDIRIGSEKAKLGLPEVSLGLIPGFGGTQRLARLIGYGRAAELIFTGDMIGAEEAYRIGILNKLTKDGEDLIATAKVTAESILKKGPIAVSTAKSVILNGLDMQLSKGQELEKKEFSNLFSGKESKEGMGAFLEKRPPNF is encoded by the coding sequence ATGAGCGAATCACTGATCCATTTGCAAAAAGAAGGCAAACTGGCGATCTTAGAGATCAATCGTCCTGCTGCGTTAAATGCATTAAACGAAGAACTATTAAACGAATTAACAAGCGAGATCAATAATTTAGAAAAAGATCCATCTATCAGAGTAGTGATTATCACCGGACAAGGAAAAGCATTCGTTGCCGGAGCGGATATCTCTAAGATGAAAGAATTGAATGCAAGCGGAGCCGAAAAGTTTGCGGCCCTGGGACAAAGCACATTCGATCGGATCCAAAAAAGCAGATTAGTTTCTATCGCTGCAGTAAATGGATTTGCATTGGGTGGAGGACTTGAACTTGCGCTTGCATGTGATATTCGTATTGGTTCCGAAAAAGCAAAATTAGGACTTCCTGAAGTTTCTTTAGGTTTGATCCCTGGATTTGGTGGAACCCAAAGACTTGCGAGACTAATCGGTTATGGAAGAGCAGCAGAACTTATCTTCACTGGAGATATGATCGGTGCAGAAGAAGCTTATCGTATAGGTATATTAAATAAACTTACTAAAGACGGAGAGGATCTGATCGCCACTGCAAAGGTTACCGCAGAATCCATTCTGAAAAAAGGACCTATTGCTGTTTCTACTGCAAAATCAGTCATCTTAAATGGATTAGATATGCAGTTATCTAAAGGACAAGAATTAGAGAAAAAAGAATTTTCTAATTTGTTCTCCGGAAAGGAATCCAAAGAAGGAATGGGAGCATTCTTAGAAAAACGTCCTCCTAATTTCTAA
- a CDS encoding DUF3332 family protein, with protein MVKNVLKKIILTLVLVGASFGSLANCFGKFALVRVFYNANDGINVGGGLLAKIVKTVLFYIPFGFLMAIGGFIDFLLFNLIEFWSGSNPVGLNEYDKEGRYAKSFEQDGEKLTLVYTEFGSRLDLTAVSKEGKSETLTAFRAQPGKFFVEREGQLSEIEVTSQSVGSQVILKLTEQGKLKSSKVVEAQSLQDLQLRASESL; from the coding sequence ATGGTGAAAAACGTATTAAAAAAAATCATCCTAACCTTGGTACTGGTAGGAGCAAGCTTCGGTTCCTTAGCGAACTGTTTCGGAAAATTTGCACTTGTAAGAGTTTTTTACAATGCTAACGACGGAATCAATGTGGGCGGTGGCCTTCTTGCTAAGATCGTAAAAACGGTTCTATTTTATATTCCTTTCGGATTTTTAATGGCAATCGGTGGATTTATCGACTTTCTACTTTTCAACCTGATCGAGTTCTGGTCTGGAAGTAACCCAGTAGGACTAAACGAGTACGATAAAGAAGGAAGATACGCAAAATCTTTCGAACAAGACGGAGAAAAACTGACTTTAGTTTATACTGAATTCGGTTCCAGATTGGATCTGACTGCTGTTTCTAAAGAAGGAAAATCAGAAACTCTGACTGCTTTCCGTGCACAGCCTGGAAAATTTTTCGTAGAGAGAGAAGGACAACTTTCTGAGATCGAAGTTACTTCTCAATCAGTAGGATCCCAAGTGATCTTAAAACTAACTGAACAAGGTAAATTAAAATCTTCTAAAGTAGTAGAAGCACAAAGTTTACAAGATCTTCAATTGAGAGCTTCTGAGTCTCTCTAA